In a single window of the Ancylobacter polymorphus genome:
- the ubiB gene encoding 2-polyprenylphenol 6-hydroxylase: MATPLGDYLRLARAGFVMAREGVASRIDPGVRPPGSEPLFALAGLIARRGPASSAARLGAALSRLGPSYVKLGQFLATRPDVVGPQLARDLELLQDRMPPFPQAVAEATIARTFDRPVAEVYARLDPPLAAASIAQVHQGEVIDPDGTARRVAVKVLRPDVQRRFRIDLSSFYRAARLGESTSPEGKRLRLVAVVDTLARSVSMEMDLRLEAAAMSELAQNTGEDEDFRVPAVDWDRTGREVLTTQWVDGIKLNNLQALRDAGHDLPRLGRIVMQSFLRHALRDGFFHADMHPGNLFVDADGKLVAVDCGIMGRLGHKERRFLAEILFGFITRDWLRTAQVHFEAGYVPPHHSVEDFAQAIRAIGEPIYSRRADQISMARLLTLLFEVTALFDMQTRPELLLLQKTMVVVEGVARSLDPQLDMWKTAEPVVRTWIERNLGPAGRIEEVAVGIGAVGRSLQTLPELIAHGQRIAVQLDAATRDGLTLSPASTEAIGRAEGRGNRWVAGALWAIAALLLAQMLF, encoded by the coding sequence GTGGCCACTCCTCTCGGCGATTATCTGCGCCTCGCCCGCGCCGGCTTCGTGATGGCGCGCGAGGGCGTCGCCTCGCGCATCGACCCCGGCGTGCGCCCGCCCGGTTCCGAGCCGCTGTTCGCGCTTGCCGGGCTGATCGCGCGGCGGGGGCCCGCCTCCAGCGCCGCCCGGCTCGGCGCCGCGCTGTCGCGGCTCGGCCCGTCCTATGTGAAGCTCGGCCAGTTCCTCGCCACCCGCCCGGATGTGGTCGGCCCGCAGCTCGCCCGCGACCTGGAACTGCTGCAGGACCGCATGCCGCCCTTTCCGCAGGCGGTGGCGGAGGCGACCATCGCCCGCACCTTCGACCGGCCAGTCGCCGAGGTCTACGCCCGGCTCGACCCGCCGCTCGCCGCCGCCTCGATCGCGCAGGTGCATCAGGGCGAGGTGATCGACCCCGACGGCACCGCCCGCCGCGTCGCGGTGAAGGTGCTGCGCCCGGATGTGCAGCGCCGCTTCCGCATCGACCTCTCTTCCTTCTACCGCGCCGCCCGGCTCGGCGAGAGCACCTCGCCGGAGGGCAAGCGGCTGCGGCTGGTGGCGGTGGTGGATACGCTGGCGCGCTCGGTGTCGATGGAGATGGACCTGCGGCTGGAAGCCGCCGCCATGTCCGAACTGGCGCAGAACACCGGCGAAGACGAAGATTTCCGCGTGCCGGCGGTCGACTGGGACCGCACCGGGCGCGAGGTGCTGACCACGCAATGGGTCGACGGCATCAAGCTGAACAATCTGCAGGCGCTGCGCGACGCCGGCCACGACCTGCCGCGCCTCGGCCGGATCGTCATGCAGTCCTTCCTGCGCCACGCGCTGCGCGACGGCTTTTTCCATGCCGACATGCACCCCGGCAATCTGTTCGTCGATGCCGACGGCAAGCTGGTGGCGGTGGATTGCGGCATCATGGGCCGGCTCGGCCACAAGGAGCGGCGCTTCCTCGCGGAAATCCTGTTCGGCTTCATCACCCGCGACTGGCTGCGCACGGCGCAGGTGCATTTCGAGGCCGGCTATGTGCCGCCGCACCATTCGGTGGAGGATTTCGCCCAGGCGATCCGCGCCATTGGCGAGCCGATCTATTCGCGCCGCGCCGACCAGATTTCCATGGCCAGGCTGCTGACCCTGCTGTTCGAGGTCACCGCGCTGTTCGACATGCAGACGCGGCCGGAACTGCTGCTGCTGCAGAAGACCATGGTGGTGGTTGAAGGCGTCGCCCGCAGCCTCGACCCGCAGCTCGACATGTGGAAGACCGCAGAGCCGGTGGTGCGGACCTGGATTGAGCGCAATCTCGGCCCCGCCGGGCGAATCGAGGAAGTGGCGGTCGGCATCGGGGCGGTGGGCCGCTCGCTGCAGACGCTGCCGGAACTCATCGCCCATGGCCAGCGCATCGCCGTGCAGCTCGACGCCGCCACGCGCGACGGGCTCACCCTCTCGCCCGCCAGCACCGAGGCCATCGGCCGGGCGGAGGGGCGGGGCAATCGCTGGGTGGCCGGCGCGCTGTGGGCGATCGCGGCGCTGCTGCTGGCGCAGATGCTGTTCTGA
- the coaBC gene encoding bifunctional phosphopantothenoylcysteine decarboxylase/phosphopantothenate--cysteine ligase CoaBC — protein sequence MLATKRLLLIIGGGIAAYKSLDLIRRLKERGASVRVVMTSAAQHFITPLAAGALSHDTVFTELFDREAEQDVGHIRLSREADLIIVAPATADLMAKMAHGLADDLASAVLLANTRPVLLAPAMNPAMWANPATRRNAAQLAADGVRFVGPNAGAMAERGEEGAGRMAEPLEIADAAEAMLEGDGPLKGRHVLVTSGPTHEPIDPVRYIANRSSGKQGHAIAAAAAQAGARVTLVSGPVNLPDPAGVDVRRVESAREMLAAVEAALPADIAIFAAAVADWRAAREASEKMKKDGGALPPLALTENPDILATIAQRGEGRPGLVIGFAAETQNVVAYAQAKRARKGCDWIVANDVSAQSGIPGGVMGGDSNEVHLITEAGVEAWPPASKSEVATRLIARIIAATGSEETRP from the coding sequence ATGCTCGCCACCAAGCGCCTTCTGCTCATCATCGGCGGCGGTATCGCCGCCTATAAGAGCCTCGACCTGATCCGCCGGCTGAAGGAACGCGGCGCCTCGGTGCGCGTGGTGATGACATCCGCCGCGCAGCATTTCATCACCCCGCTGGCCGCCGGCGCGCTTTCCCATGACACGGTGTTCACCGAGCTGTTCGACCGCGAGGCGGAGCAGGATGTCGGTCATATCCGCCTCTCGCGCGAGGCGGACCTCATCATCGTCGCCCCCGCCACCGCCGATCTGATGGCGAAGATGGCGCATGGGCTCGCGGATGACCTCGCTTCCGCCGTGCTGCTGGCGAATACCCGCCCGGTGCTGCTCGCCCCGGCGATGAACCCGGCCATGTGGGCGAACCCCGCCACACGGCGCAACGCGGCGCAGCTTGCCGCCGACGGGGTGCGCTTCGTCGGGCCGAATGCCGGCGCCATGGCCGAGCGCGGCGAGGAGGGCGCGGGGCGCATGGCCGAGCCGCTGGAGATCGCCGACGCCGCCGAGGCAATGCTGGAAGGCGACGGCCCGCTCAAGGGGCGGCATGTGCTGGTGACTTCAGGCCCGACGCATGAGCCGATCGACCCGGTGCGCTATATCGCCAACCGCTCCTCCGGCAAGCAGGGCCACGCCATCGCCGCCGCCGCCGCGCAGGCCGGGGCACGGGTGACGCTGGTGAGCGGGCCGGTGAACCTGCCGGACCCCGCCGGCGTCGATGTCCGCCGGGTGGAAAGCGCGCGCGAGATGCTGGCGGCGGTGGAGGCGGCGCTGCCGGCCGATATCGCCATCTTCGCCGCTGCCGTGGCGGACTGGCGCGCCGCGCGTGAGGCCAGCGAGAAGATGAAGAAGGATGGCGGCGCCCTGCCACCGCTGGCGCTGACCGAGAATCCCGACATTCTCGCCACCATCGCGCAGCGGGGGGAGGGGCGCCCGGGCCTCGTCATCGGCTTCGCGGCGGAGACGCAGAATGTGGTGGCGTATGCGCAGGCCAAGCGCGCCCGCAAGGGCTGCGACTGGATCGTCGCCAATGACGTTTCCGCCCAGAGCGGCATTCCCGGCGGGGTGATGGGCGGCGACAGCAACGAAGTCCACCTCATCACCGAGGCCGGGGTGGAGGCGTGGCCGCCGGCCTCCAAGAGCGAGGTTGCCACGCGCCTCATCGCCCGCATCATCGCCGCAACCGGCTCTGAGGAGACCCGCCCGTGA
- the dut gene encoding dUTP diphosphatase, protein MSLAVTVRILPHGEGLPLPAYATPGAAGLDLMAALPEGEALTLAPLARAAVPTGLALALPEGFEAQVRPRSGLALKQGLTVLNAPGTVDSDYRGEVKVILVNLGTEPVVLERGQRIAQMVVAPVTRIHLVETGNFDETTRGDGGFGSTGLDGRQISR, encoded by the coding sequence GTGAGTCTCGCTGTCACCGTCCGCATCCTCCCCCATGGCGAGGGCCTGCCGCTGCCCGCCTATGCCACGCCAGGCGCGGCCGGGCTCGATTTGATGGCGGCGCTGCCGGAGGGGGAGGCTCTGACGCTCGCCCCGCTCGCCCGCGCGGCGGTGCCGACCGGGCTGGCGCTCGCCCTGCCGGAAGGCTTCGAGGCGCAGGTGCGCCCGCGCTCCGGGCTGGCGCTGAAACAGGGGCTGACGGTGCTGAACGCGCCGGGCACGGTCGATTCCGACTATCGCGGCGAGGTGAAGGTGATCCTGGTCAATCTCGGCACGGAACCGGTGGTGCTGGAGCGCGGGCAGCGCATCGCGCAGATGGTGGTGGCGCCGGTGACGCGCATTCATCTCGTCGAGACCGGTAATTTCGACGAAACAACGCGCGGAGATGGTGGATTTGGCTCGACAGGGCTCGACGGCCGGCAAATATCGCGCTAG
- a CDS encoding RrF2 family transcriptional regulator, whose translation MPRLSDKSLLAIAAVVDVALHARGAPVAAKALAARHELPPRHLEPVLQALVHAGVLKGVRGPRGGYELARERRRITVAEVVRVVEAEGEEALEGFPPIVRDIVQPAVADAERAFETALDGVTVEDLCRAAAQNTLRKGLPEGIDFTI comes from the coding sequence ATGCCGCGCCTCTCCGATAAAAGCCTTCTCGCCATCGCCGCCGTCGTCGACGTGGCGTTGCACGCCCGTGGCGCGCCGGTGGCGGCCAAGGCGCTCGCCGCGCGGCACGAATTGCCGCCGCGCCATCTGGAGCCGGTGCTGCAGGCCCTCGTCCATGCCGGCGTGCTCAAGGGCGTGCGCGGCCCGCGCGGTGGCTATGAACTCGCCCGCGAGCGCCGACGCATCACCGTGGCCGAAGTGGTCCGCGTGGTCGAGGCGGAAGGCGAGGAGGCGCTGGAAGGCTTCCCGCCCATCGTCCGTGACATCGTCCAGCCGGCGGTGGCCGATGCGGAGCGCGCCTTCGAGACCGCACTGGATGGGGTGACGGTGGAAGACCTCTGCCGCGCCGCCGCGCAGAACACGCTGCGCAAAGGCCTGCCAGAAGGCATAGATTTCACAATTTGA
- the cysK gene encoding cysteine synthase A: protein MAETAPTTTATTADKPGRGRVYSSITETIGDTPLVQLNRLPAERGVKARILAKLEFFNPIGSVKDRIGVSMIEALEEAGVIKAGTVLVEPTSGNTGIALAFVAAARGYRLILVMPESMSVERRKMLALLGAELVLTPAAQGMRGAVARAEELVKELPDAIIPQQFRNPANPAVHRRTTAEEIWNDTDGAVDIVISGVGTGGTITGLGQVLKPRKPGLRMVAVEPEDSPVLSGGQPGPHKIQGIGAGFVPDVLDRSVIDEVVTVGNQTAFETARAIARLEGIPVGISSGAAIAAALEVGARPENEGKTIVVIIPSFAERYLSTALFEGL from the coding sequence ATGGCCGAGACCGCTCCCACCACCACCGCCACCACCGCTGACAAGCCGGGCCGCGGGCGGGTTTATTCCTCGATCACCGAGACCATTGGCGACACGCCGCTGGTTCAGCTCAACCGGCTGCCGGCCGAGCGGGGGGTGAAGGCGCGCATTCTCGCCAAGCTCGAATTCTTCAACCCGATCGGCTCGGTCAAGGACCGCATCGGCGTCTCCATGATCGAGGCGCTGGAAGAAGCCGGCGTGATCAAGGCCGGCACCGTGCTGGTCGAGCCGACCTCGGGCAATACCGGCATCGCGCTCGCCTTCGTCGCCGCCGCGCGCGGCTACCGGCTGATCCTCGTCATGCCGGAATCCATGTCGGTGGAGCGCCGCAAGATGCTGGCGCTGCTTGGCGCCGAACTGGTGCTGACCCCGGCGGCGCAGGGCATGCGCGGCGCGGTGGCGCGGGCGGAAGAGCTGGTGAAGGAGCTGCCGGACGCCATCATTCCCCAGCAGTTCCGCAACCCCGCCAACCCGGCCGTCCACCGCCGCACCACAGCGGAAGAGATCTGGAACGACACGGACGGCGCGGTCGATATCGTCATTTCCGGCGTCGGCACCGGCGGCACCATCACCGGCCTCGGCCAGGTGCTCAAGCCGCGCAAGCCCGGCCTGCGCATGGTGGCGGTGGAGCCGGAGGACAGCCCGGTTCTGTCCGGCGGCCAGCCCGGCCCGCACAAGATCCAGGGCATCGGCGCCGGCTTCGTGCCGGACGTGCTCGACCGCTCGGTCATTGACGAGGTGGTGACGGTCGGCAACCAGACCGCCTTCGAGACCGCCCGCGCCATCGCCCGGCTTGAGGGCATCCCGGTCGGCATCTCCTCCGGCGCGGCCATCGCGGCGGCGCTGGAAGTGGGCGCGCGGCCGGAAAACGAGGGCAAGACCATCGTGGTCATCATTCCCTCCTTCGCCGAGCGCTATCTTTCTACCGCCCTGTTCGAAGGACTTTGA
- a CDS encoding sensor histidine kinase, with amino-acid sequence MAHPADNGGTGDDWRRDVRAGTLSRPWRRQLRRLVRRSARRMAALPAASLARLAVLAAATLAGGALALSGARAYAQPAGDGVFAVLAVQDPSALIGLALVVGLIVFAATTAIVHLRYRRQSLLREAEAYGEIARLEAQIDEARALLMAEPQIVVVWRDPAGEPEIIGNTPAFTGVVAPARILAFGSWLVPAAAGEIEAAVDRLRARGTPLTATLATQDGRFVEAEGRPVGSAVVLRLRDITGVRLDQARLEVAYRTLDDETTALRALLDALPAPVWVGGEDGKLRWSNAAYAHAVEARDGHDAAARDLWLLDQQSRAKAQKLHAASLPFKARQPVVIAGTRQVRDVLEVPVGGGAAGIALDATEAETVRAELAHVIGAHRRTLDQLATAVAIFGKDQRLVFHNAAYASLFELDAAFLDDRPTDGAVLDRLRAARRLPEQADFRVWREDLHAAYRAIEPREHWWHLPGGRTLRVVTAPNPEGGVTYLFDEVTERLALESRFNSLTRIQSETLDALAEAVAVFGSDGRLGLSNSAFQRLWRLDKAGLGAHPHIDAVAEACRRLTADGTAWRKLRAAVTGIDARVPTEFRLERTDGIILDGSTQPLPDGGTLVTLRDITDSVQVERALVERNEALVAADHLKSTFVGHVSYELRSPLTTIIGFAQLLDDTGIGPLNPKQRAYVNHITESSAALLAIINDILDLATIDAGAMTLELTDVDLRAAMEAAAEGVRDRLAEGGIRLSIELPPAAGTFRADAKRVRQVLYNLLSNAVGFAPEGSTVTLAAERRDDKVVFRVRDMGPGVPPEIGARVFDRFESHTAGSRHRGVGLGLSIVRSLVALHGGTVSLSAAPGGGTLVTCIFPRAADAGRDAAE; translated from the coding sequence ATGGCGCATCCGGCCGACAACGGCGGGACGGGAGACGACTGGCGCCGCGACGTGCGGGCCGGCACGCTTTCGCGCCCCTGGCGCCGGCAGCTGCGCCGCCTTGTCCGCCGCTCCGCGCGCCGCATGGCCGCGCTGCCCGCCGCCTCCCTTGCCCGCCTCGCGGTTCTCGCCGCCGCCACCCTTGCCGGCGGCGCGCTCGCCCTTTCCGGGGCGCGCGCCTATGCCCAGCCCGCCGGGGACGGCGTGTTCGCGGTGCTGGCGGTGCAGGACCCCAGCGCGCTGATCGGCCTCGCTCTCGTCGTCGGCCTCATCGTCTTCGCCGCCACCACCGCCATCGTGCATCTGCGCTACCGCCGGCAGTCGCTGCTGCGCGAGGCGGAAGCCTATGGCGAGATCGCCCGTCTGGAAGCGCAGATCGACGAGGCGCGCGCGCTGCTGATGGCCGAGCCGCAGATCGTCGTGGTCTGGCGCGATCCCGCCGGCGAGCCGGAAATCATCGGCAACACCCCCGCCTTTACCGGCGTGGTCGCGCCCGCCCGCATCCTCGCCTTCGGTTCCTGGCTGGTGCCGGCGGCGGCGGGCGAGATCGAGGCGGCGGTGGACCGGCTGCGGGCGCGCGGCACGCCGCTCACCGCCACGCTGGCGACGCAGGACGGCCGCTTCGTCGAGGCGGAAGGGCGCCCGGTCGGCTCGGCCGTGGTGCTGCGCCTGCGCGACATCACCGGCGTGCGGCTGGACCAGGCGCGGCTCGAAGTCGCCTATCGCACCCTCGACGACGAGACCACGGCGCTGCGCGCGCTGCTCGACGCGCTGCCCGCCCCCGTCTGGGTCGGCGGCGAGGACGGCAAGCTGCGCTGGAGCAATGCCGCCTATGCCCATGCGGTGGAAGCGCGCGACGGGCATGACGCGGCCGCGCGCGACCTCTGGCTGCTCGACCAGCAGAGCCGGGCCAAGGCGCAGAAGCTGCACGCGGCCAGCCTGCCGTTCAAGGCGCGCCAGCCGGTGGTGATCGCCGGCACGCGGCAGGTGCGCGACGTGCTGGAAGTGCCGGTCGGCGGCGGCGCCGCCGGCATCGCGCTCGATGCCACCGAGGCGGAGACGGTGCGGGCCGAACTCGCCCATGTCATCGGTGCGCATCGCCGCACGCTGGACCAGCTCGCCACCGCGGTCGCCATTTTCGGCAAGGACCAGCGGCTGGTGTTCCACAATGCCGCCTATGCCAGTCTGTTCGAGCTCGACGCCGCCTTTCTCGACGACCGCCCGACCGATGGCGCGGTGCTCGACCGGCTGCGCGCGGCGCGGCGCCTGCCGGAACAGGCGGATTTCCGCGTCTGGCGCGAGGATCTGCACGCCGCCTACCGCGCCATCGAGCCGCGCGAGCACTGGTGGCATTTGCCGGGCGGGCGCACGCTGCGCGTCGTCACCGCCCCGAACCCGGAAGGCGGCGTCACCTATCTGTTCGACGAGGTGACCGAGCGCCTGGCGCTGGAAAGCCGCTTCAATTCGCTCACCCGCATCCAGAGCGAGACGCTGGACGCGCTTGCCGAAGCGGTGGCGGTGTTCGGCAGCGACGGCCGGCTCGGCCTGTCCAACTCCGCCTTCCAGCGGCTCTGGCGTCTCGACAAGGCCGGGCTCGGCGCCCACCCGCATATCGACGCGGTGGCCGAGGCCTGCCGCCGCCTGACCGCCGACGGCACGGCCTGGCGCAAGCTGCGCGCCGCCGTCACCGGCATCGACGCGCGCGTGCCGACCGAATTCCGGCTGGAGCGTACCGACGGCATCATTCTCGACGGCTCCACCCAGCCGCTGCCGGATGGCGGCACGCTGGTGACGCTGCGCGACATCACCGACAGCGTGCAGGTGGAGCGCGCGCTGGTGGAGCGCAACGAGGCACTGGTCGCCGCCGACCACCTCAAGAGCACCTTCGTCGGCCATGTCTCCTATGAACTGCGCTCGCCGCTGACCACCATCATCGGCTTCGCCCAGCTGCTGGACGACACCGGTATCGGCCCGCTCAACCCCAAGCAGCGCGCCTATGTGAACCACATCACCGAGAGCAGCGCGGCGCTGCTCGCCATCATCAACGACATTCTCGACCTCGCCACCATCGACGCCGGCGCGATGACGCTGGAACTCACCGATGTCGATCTGCGCGCGGCGATGGAGGCGGCGGCGGAAGGCGTGCGCGACCGCCTCGCCGAGGGCGGCATCCGCTTGTCCATCGAGCTGCCGCCCGCCGCCGGCACCTTCCGCGCCGATGCGAAAAGGGTGCGGCAGGTGCTCTATAATCTGCTCTCCAACGCCGTCGGCTTCGCGCCGGAGGGCTCCACCGTCACGCTCGCCGCCGAGCGGCGCGACGACAAGGTGGTGTTCCGCGTGCGCGACATGGGCCCAGGCGTCCCGCCGGAAATCGGCGCGCGGGTGTTCGACCGCTTCGAGAGCCACACCGCCGGCTCGCGCCATCGCGGTGTCGGGCTCGGCCTGTCCATCGTGCGCTCGCTGGTGGCGCTGCATGGCGGTACGGTGAGCCTCAGCGCGGCGCCGGGCGGGGGCACGCTGGTGACCTGCATCTTCCCGCGCGCGGCGG